The DNA window aaatttcgagttgcatattgatgattagttactagtcgttgcctaattccttctatggtaatacaatttcagaatgatgtaatggttgtatacttaatgtaaatcattactagattcatggatgacctaatcaaaatcttaagaaaagctagaactgttaaccatggtttgttagctattctaagtgattaggggtggaccatcccatagtcaatagataagaaagtgtttgttcaaacaaatactacttttctaaaaaaatgactaagtctgaaaataaagtagcaaataaaggagacatttaattcttgattccaaaagtgttctatcatcttatatcccactggctctgttgtcttgtcacaaccgaagagttcaataccatttagttttcttcgacataattcacggtaccttgtcgtagtgggagagtttctaggaactcacattcttatgacttgggagacactagtaattaaaatccattgtgagtttaaacaagtaatggattgtcaagataagaaactaagaagaaaagccaatagaactatggtttaatccattcacatggagtaacctaagttttctattacaaggacataaaaggaaattttagttaataagtctattctatggacttaacaaaacttcctgttcctagtattataggtttgagtttatctaaacctatggcttgtggtatacctggtaattacttactctaatgcaagcaacttactttagtaagatgctgaagcattttctttctaatggcaatctatagaagcttcacaacttcttaggcatagattttatttatctaaggaaaagtctcaactattccagaaaagataaagccatgaaagaatttcttatatcaacagtgagaggtctcagatatgcttttgtatgccttagaccagacacctgctgttgagtgggagtaatgagtaggtatcagattaatccaggagaagaacattggaagacaatcaagtaaatcctaagattaagaagaggaactatatgttagtctataagggtgcgtttaaaactcttagactacaccacatcagatttcgaaatttgcctttgtgctagaaaatctttctgataagatggtgattactctgggggtggaatagtaattttggagaagtgcaaaaacctatctgaagtctctaggtctaccaggaagggactgaatgttaaagttacaggaaaggtacttattcagtctaaggaaagttctatacatctttggcaccattccaaattgcctaaactactaatgttaatttcctgattaaccaaaagtagttgccaaaggtatgtatagaatccagtatcccaagagagtagacatatagagaggaatttcacattattaatgattttgtgattaaggaagagtaatggtggagaaaaggttgtgtttaattcaacctttcagatcctattacgaggagtttactactactacacttgatttgtatatcaaggtgttgagattatttgaaacgcactttttgttttatattagtgcaagtgggagtttgttgggttttatgccctaaataaaactcatttcaatataatcagatttacttattaatatagatcagaaataacatttaatgttgcatggttcacatgatttatttcatgattatatgtacataatgtataaattcatctgaaacccttttcacatacttgatcctgtttattgtgccgtcaacacattggaaagtaaacatgactatgtgaataaagtttcttagatttatcaaacatagggttttgctgatatgataatctacaacagagtttacttgcatttggagaagtgctatgttctttccagagcattggttaaagtaaagctcaggttggattcatggagtatgtatcggaagggaccgatattgaactttgacttagatttattaaacttaccgtaatatctattcaagtcaatatcgcctagttgatcctagatcaaatgatcttaatcctgttatgattaggctcaatctcaggaggctattcgtgttctttgatttgttagttaagcctacttttaggtcagggtaatacgtacattttgggaacacggtagtgcaattgagtgggagcgctatcataaacatggaatctatagcttctatctggcgaatagtaagtaaaggatgatcaccttcgagcttgaccaaacgaaaataaatggtggagatctcatttcacataagctgaaatatcatttatacggggttaagtgttttaaggattaaatacattgtagggtgtaacggtaatctaatccctttacagtgtagatcattcatatagaggatcattgatcaaattaggattataacaatggataactaatgatgtgtctatatggtggaacatatagagcattctatatactgagagtgcaattctaagttctatgtgtggattcaacgaagaattaataagttagtgaattttagtaataaattcttgatctacttattggaagctcggttatatagacctatggtccccgcactagttgagataatatttcttgtaagactcatataattggttttgattaatcaattataattctcaatttagactatgtctatttgtgaatttttcactaagtaagggcgaaattgtaaagaaagagttttaggggcatatttgttaattatgatactttgtatggttcaattaataaatatgataatgacaatattatttaataattatttatagttattaaatagttagaattggcatttaaatggttgaatttgaaaattggcgtttttgagaaaattagatgcagaaaagataaaactgcaaaattgcaaaaagtgaggcccaaatccacttgtatagggccgaccacttttgtagggaatttaaactgatattttcattattttaatgccaaataattcaaacctaaccctagtggaatgctataaatagatagtcaaggctttaggaaaattacacttctgattcagataaaactgagcctctctctctccctatctttggccgaacccactttctctctcttcttccttcaatttcgaaatccttagtgatagagaagtgcccacacacagcaagtgatacctcaaccatagtgaggaagatcgtgaagaaagactttcagcaaaaaggagtttcagcactaaagaatcagagaaagagatccaggttcaaatattgataatgctttgctacagaaaggaatcaagggctagatatctgaacggaaggagtcattatattccgctgcacccaatgtaaggtttcctaaactttatatgtgtttatttcatcgttttagaaagttcatatttagggtgttaatcaacatacttgtgagtagatctaagatcctggtaaaataattccaacaacccGTTCCTGTGGCATTCGAACCCCACCAAAATCTATTCATcattttttcaatttgatcaatCAATTTTTTTGATAGTTGGAAACAACTCATAACATAGGTAGGAATTGATTGCACTACTGTTTTTAGGAGAATTTCTTTCCCCCCAGCCGAAAATAGCTTCTCTTGCCATGAATCAAAAAGCTTCCAAATTCTGTCAGTGATGTTTTGGAACAATATCTTCTTGTCTTTTCCAGAATATGATGGTAAGCCCAAGTATTTCTCATGTAGAAGTTGAATTGGCATTTGGAAAATCTGATGGAATCTTGATTTGTCATCTCTATTGGTGTTTGGAGAGAAAGATAGACTTGATTTTGCTTGATTGATGAGTTGTCCAGAAGCTTTGCAATAAAAGTCCAGAGAACGTTTTAGTGAAATACTAGAGGAGCTATTAGCTTTGTAAAGAATGAGGCTGTCATCCGCAAAGAAAAGGTGCGTGATGGATGGAGTATTCCTTGTGATTCGAAGGCCTTGAAAATTACCAATCATTTCTTCGTATTGTAGCACTCGAGATAAGGCTTCTGAACAAATAATAAAGAGGTAAGGCGATAACATATCACCTTGTCGAATCCCTCTCTCTGAAATAAGGTTTCCTTGAATTTCTCCATTAaccaaaaaagaataaaatacagAGTTAAAGCATCTTACAATTAGATCCACAATTTGTAggatgtttaaaaaaattacgatatacatttttatatatatatatataaataaatttaaaattatctaaatgttaaaaatatgAAGAGTGTATTAATATACTTAATTTTAGGGAGTGAGCCTAAATTAATTATAGTGTTGGGTTATTATTatctttaattattatatttaatatctcaaatattttttgtgttgtatgctttttttttttttttagtaattttactttttagttttaACTATAAATTTAACTgagaatataatattatactTCTTCATCtaagtaaataattatttatcataTAGTATTATTATAGtggaaaaataattacatattaaacTTGCtttatgtattttataaaaataaattatttaaagcgaattctctaataatatatatagtgaaaGGAAAACGCTAGCTCCATCAAAATAATTGAAGAACTTTTTGGTATATCAATACTTTGAGGACTAAAATTTTTGGTACAGTTATAGATTATAGATTAAACCATATTTTATAGAAACTAAGCTATGCGTGCTAGAAAGTAATGTgtggcaatttttgtttaatataaAATGTGTAAGATATTGATATTGTATTTCTAAAAggaattatttataaatagttttatggaattttaaatatttttataatttttttgattttattttaaaaaatacgattttttatgttatattttttgttaatttattatttaatttttattatatgtatgttattttttgttattattttaatattatttaaaaattatttttatattatttttattagtttttttctgagttgtttttcgtactatttatataaaaaactgtacaaaaatataatttatttacaaaaaataaaataaaataatatcttatataattatctctttataaaattactaatttgcTAAACACTACAAGTTATATTGAATTCCAAATTAAGCCGTctcctttatttatttattttgatgtacATATCATCAGatagatataaaaaattatataaatgttataattttatatatttatgtctAATATTGTTTTAacatatgatttttttgataataTATTACCAAGAAAAGATATAATTTTAGATttataattgaaaaatcaaattttgttataaataagTTTTAATTTAAAGAATATAAAATGTTTTTGTGTTAGAATTATTATCCTATCCTTTACTACTAGATATCCATCCAATATCATATCCTTATCTGAGACTGACTGAGACTGAGAGGAGACTCTGTCACTGCCGTGCCTCATTCAAATGTTCAATTTTTGGGTGAAAACTTAAAGTTGTGAACTCTGCAGCTCCTTCTCCGGTGGAGCACTGCCGTCGCATCTACTTTAATTCATTCCATGGGACGAAGAGCTTCTCTTCTCCTCCTTCAATGCATTGTGTTAACCTGGGTCGGTCCAAGGTATTATTTTTCAACTTTTTCTCTGTTTAAAATGGTGTCTTGATTTCTAATtccatttgttttattttttattcctgACCTTCTTGCTCTGTTCTGTTTCTCTTCTCAGAATATCTCATTTCATTTACTTCTCAATTCTCTCTCAACTTCAAGGATGAGGTGGGTGGTGGTCATAATTCTTTCTagttttgttgatgttttttGGTGATGCTAAAGGTCTTCTCTGTGTGATGTTTATGTTTGAACTCTGAAAGATTGTCACCTTTTGTAGTTTCTGTTGACTTTGTGCAGATTGTGAATTTCATTCTTAGGCTGGAGTTAGAGGTTAATCAATGGTTCAGCTTTGAGGCCATGCCATTTCCCTTCTATTAGTGTATGCTCTACCACTCTTTTGTAGTTCTTTTCGGTGTTTATTTACTTAAAAGTAGGTGGAGAAATGGGGTATACAATTACCCAACATAGTTTTATGATTGGTGGTCATAGTCTTCATAGATTTTCCAAACAAGATGGTCTGTGTTGTGGCACTGGCCGCAGCTCTAGTATTAAAGAATGTGCAGTTTACATAAATTGCTTCAGCTCAAGTAGAGACTTCAGCAGAAAACCATTTAGGTCTCCTAAGGTTTCTATTGAAACAACAAGAGGAGGAGGACCCCTTTTGCACCGTTATGGATATAAAGAAATTCATCTTTTGAAAGTTCTTAATAGAGCTTGCAGAGCAGGGAAGTACAAGGAGGCCCTTTACTTTCTCCAATTAATGGTTACTAAGGGTTTTAAGCCTGATGTTATCCTTTGTACAAAAGTGATGAGAGGGTTCTTCAGTTCTAGGGATGTTCAGAATGCTGTCCGGGTTATGGAGATTTTGGAAAAACATGGGGAGCCTGATTTGTTTTCTTATAATGCCATGATCAGCGGGTTTTGTAAGGCGAATAGGATTGAATTAGCCAATAGAGTGCTTGACAGAATGCGGGCTCAAGGCTTTTCTCCTGATACTATTACTTACAATATAATGATTGGGAGTCTATGTAGTAGGGGGAGGCTTGAGTTGGCGTTTAATGTTTTGGATGAGTTGTTGAAAGATAAATGTGCCCCTTCTGTGATCACTTACACCATTTTAATTGAGGCAACCATTAGTGAAGGTGGTATTGACAAAGCTATGGAGCTTTTGGATGAGATGTTGTCAAGAGGGCTTCTTCCTGATATGTGTACTTTTAATGCTATAATCAGGGGAATGTGCAGAGAAGGAATGGTGGATAGAGCTTTTGAGTTTGTTAGGAGCTTAGAAGCCAAGGGTTGTAGTCCAGATGTGATATCTTATAACATCTTGTTAAGGGCACTCTTGAATCATGGGAAATGGAATGATGGAGAGAAGTTATTGAGTGATATGGTTTCAAGAGGATGCGAGCCAAATGTGGTGACTTACAGCATTTTGATTAGCACACTTTGTAAAGATGGGAAGGTTGAAGATGCCGTGAATGTACTCAAGGCTATGAAGGAAAAGGGGATAACCCCAGATGCTTATAGTTATGATCCATTGATATCTGCTTTCTGCAAAGATGGAAGGTTAGATTTGGCAATAGAATTCATGGACTACATGATCTCTGATGGTAGCTTGCCGGATATAGTAAACTACAACACAATCTTGTCCGCATTCTGTAAAAATGGGAACCCTGAGCAGGCTTTAGACATCTTTCACAAGCTTGGGGAAGTGGGGTGTCCTCCAAATGTCAGCTCATACAACACAATGTTCAGTGCTTTGTGGAACTGTGGGGAAAGAATTAAGGCTTTGGAGATGATATCAGAGATGGTTAGCAAAGGGATTGATCCTGATGAAATCACTTATAACTCACTCATATCTTGCTTGTGCAGAGATGGGTTGGTAAATGAGGCAATTGGACTGTTATTAGACATGGACAGTGGTGGTTTCCGGCCATCTGTTATCAGTTATAATATTGTTCTTCTTGGATTGTGCAAAGCACGTAGAATTGATGATGCCATCGAGTTTTTCACAACAATGGTTGGGAAAGGGTGCCAGCCAAATGAAACAACTTTGATTCTCTTAGTTGAAGGAATCGGATTCTCAGGGTGGCGAGTTGAAGCCATGGGGCTCGCCAACTCCCTTCTCAAGCTAGAAGCAATATCAGAACATTCCTTTAAACGTTTGAATAAGATCTTTCCTATGCTTGATGTTTATAAAGAACTTACTTTGTCAGAAATTAAGAATTAGTTTAGAATGAAGATTACATTTCACTATTTATTCTCTTTTCCTGTTCTTTTTATCTTCTTCAGATTATGATCTTTATTTGGCTATTTTTAAATTGTTTGTATATTGAAGACATTGCCTTGATTTTAGTGGGGCAGCTACCAAAACTATCATTGTGGTGAAGCAGAAAAAGAGAAATCTACAGAAAGAGATAATTATTCAGCCAGTGATAGATGCTAGGCATGAACACTTCTTACGCATAAAATGTTAATTGGTTAGACCACACATTTTATTACGAGTGGAACCACTGGATTGATATCATTGATACAATTTTGTACATAAATTGAGTGTAAAATGAGTGtctttattgttattttcactttatgtaattaatcacaattaggggtttatttattagtatactataaatgataaaataatactaTAATATTACTCTCTATATTTAGAATATCTCCAACCATGTTATTTAAACACACTTTTTAGCTAAAATAGATagtaattcttaaaaaaaaaaaaaataagctccaaccataaaaaaaaaaattgactctATAATAGAGAATGGATAGAGAGCTTTCTAAATGTAAGGAGTTTCCTActtttttgctaactttttttaatattattttaataaataaatattattacttttttcatttcatcaaataaatttatatttaataaattcaaattataaaatatatagggCCGGTTTGTCACAACTGTACTGTGGAAAAAAGCAATTGTAGTTGTGctgtgagaaaaaaaaaaactgtagaAAAACTCTACAAAAAAACTGAGCCGAGTGTTTGGTATATTATAAATTTCAAAGTACTGTGAGTTGTTAAGATctattataatgataatgataatgttatattctagtttattataatcataaatatgtaaaaatttcttttatacaatattttatttttttatatatttttaatttttttttctaatataaatttagaataattagcaattttgtcccctgaactttcgaCAATACTAATTTTGACCCCTAAAAtatacgacttgttaaaaatCCCCCCTGAATTTTtacatttacaaaaatttagtccttctgttAGGTTCCATTAAATTATTCTGTTTAAATGATGACATGTCTATGTCAATTAGCAACTTTGctccctaaactttgacatcTATCACATTGTACcttctcaaaataaaaatgagaaagattcaatattttttttttt is part of the Cannabis sativa cultivar Pink pepper isolate KNU-18-1 chromosome 5, ASM2916894v1, whole genome shotgun sequence genome and encodes:
- the LOC115716981 gene encoding pentatricopeptide repeat-containing protein At3g04760, chloroplastic; its protein translation is MGYTITQHSFMIGGHSLHRFSKQDGLCCGTGRSSSIKECAVYINCFSSSRDFSRKPFRSPKVSIETTRGGGPLLHRYGYKEIHLLKVLNRACRAGKYKEALYFLQLMVTKGFKPDVILCTKVMRGFFSSRDVQNAVRVMEILEKHGEPDLFSYNAMISGFCKANRIELANRVLDRMRAQGFSPDTITYNIMIGSLCSRGRLELAFNVLDELLKDKCAPSVITYTILIEATISEGGIDKAMELLDEMLSRGLLPDMCTFNAIIRGMCREGMVDRAFEFVRSLEAKGCSPDVISYNILLRALLNHGKWNDGEKLLSDMVSRGCEPNVVTYSILISTLCKDGKVEDAVNVLKAMKEKGITPDAYSYDPLISAFCKDGRLDLAIEFMDYMISDGSLPDIVNYNTILSAFCKNGNPEQALDIFHKLGEVGCPPNVSSYNTMFSALWNCGERIKALEMISEMVSKGIDPDEITYNSLISCLCRDGLVNEAIGLLLDMDSGGFRPSVISYNIVLLGLCKARRIDDAIEFFTTMVGKGCQPNETTLILLVEGIGFSGWRVEAMGLANSLLKLEAISEHSFKRLNKIFPMLDVYKELTLSEIKN